Below is a window of Candidatus Dependentiae bacterium DNA.
CAGCATGTTCATGGCAACTGCACAGCGCGATTTTGGAAATCGATATACGTTTGCGCTGCGCGCTATGTTTTCTTTAGATCCGCTCATGGGCCCTAAAGGCTACCGCCTATTACTGCAAACGGGAGAACCGGGAAACGGAGAAACGCCGCTCATAGATCGCCAACATCCGCACGATTTATTTGATGAGCTTGCAATCGTCAATACGTTTGAAATTAATCAAAAGCATTCGGTTTTTTTCTATTTTGGATTGCCGGGACAACCAGCCCTAGGTCCGCCGATTTATCTAATGCGTTATAGCGGAACCTATAATCCTGAAGCACCAATCTCGCATCATTGGCTCGATTCGACGCATGTTCAATTTGGTGTTTTTACCGCTGGCTATATTTGGCAAAATCTTAAAATAGATACCTCAATCTTTACCGGTCGCGAACCGGATCAACACCGTTATGATATTGAGCGTCCTCGTTTTGATTCTTATTCGGTACGAGCCACCTATAATGCAACGCCAAATATTTCGTCGCAGATAAGTACAGGTTTTTTAAAATCTCCTGAACAGCTTGAACCGACAATTAACATCACCAGAACAACTGCGTCTCTTTCTTACAACATCGTCTGGCGGTCGATAAAATGGCAATGGACCGGCTGTTGGGGAAGAAATCAGAAACATCCTGGGTCTGCTAGCAATGCTTTTTTGCGTGAAACGACGCTTAACGGTGCAGAAAAACATATTATATTTGGTCGTTATGAACATGTAGAAAAAGATGACCTATTTCCTCAACCATTCGCTCAAGAAAAATTTCAAGTCGGCAAATTAACGATCGGCTATATTTACCAAATAACCGATTGGTAGATAGAAATTAATTTGACCCGCATCGCGTGGATCAAATTTTCCTGCTTTTAGCTCAACAACAATAAAACACGGTAACTTGAAGATAAAAAAGAAGATCAATATAATAATCTGTGTCGCCTACATATAAATGGACCTGCCTACCAACGAATGCAAATCCTTGCCCTAGTTCGAGGAGAAATTTTTGAATATGATCAATGAGCCCCCGTTCAATTTATTTTTCAAGATGTTCATCAGTATGTTCTAAGAAGTCAAAAAGATAGGGATCTTTGAGCGAGCGATGAGCCATGTCAGAATGAGGCTTTGACAATGTTTGGCTAAAATTGGTGATAGCCTTTCCTTCTCGTTGATATATTTTTGATTGAATTCTCATTTCTAATACATTGCCTGACCAACCATTTTCAATGGCTTTTTGGGCATACCAAAATCGTTCAGCGTTATCTTTCAGCTTGGTTAACAGAATTACGTTATGCCACCATGGGATATTAAAAATAGGAAGGTCTTCTAATTGTCCAGAAGCCTTCTGGACTTTTTGATAAGCAAGACAAAATGCTTTCATATAAAAAAGATTTGCTCTTGAAAAGCCTCTCATTCCAGGGAATAAATTTTGAATATCTTTGGATAATTTTTCAATAGTACTTGATCCCCATCCATTTTTCTCTTGCTTCTCATTAATTATTTCGCCAATTTCCCAATAGAGCTCGATTAACTCTCTATTGG
It encodes the following:
- a CDS encoding DUF1016 family protein, which translates into the protein MIFFFIFKLPCFIVVELKAGKFDPRDAGQINFYLPIGYLVNIADR
- a CDS encoding DUF1016 family protein, whose translation is MERGLIDHIQKFLLELGQGFAFVGRQVHLYVGDTDYYIDLLFYLQVTVFYCC